A stretch of the Clostridiales bacterium genome encodes the following:
- a CDS encoding peptide deformylase: MICEINHDPIFLGQKSEEATAEDVHIARDLADTLRANLDRCVGMAANMIGQRKRIIAIVKGPMIITMMNPKILSKSGEYEAEEGCLSLAGTRKTKRYQSIRLSWQDVNMKQHTGVMDGFEAQIVQHEVDHCDGILI, from the coding sequence ATGATCTGCGAAATCAATCATGATCCGATTTTCCTGGGCCAGAAATCTGAGGAAGCAACCGCAGAGGATGTGCATATTGCCCGGGACCTCGCTGATACTTTGCGGGCCAACCTGGACCGGTGCGTCGGTATGGCTGCCAATATGATCGGGCAGAGGAAGAGAATTATTGCCATTGTAAAAGGACCGATGATCATCACCATGATGAATCCGAAGATCCTGAGCAAATCCGGAGAATATGAAGCAGAAGAAGGCTGCCTTTCCCTGGCAGGAACGAGAAAAACAAAACGTTATCAGAGCATCCGCCTCTCATGGCAGGATGTGAATATGAAACAGCATACCGGGGTGATGGATGGCTTTGAGGCACAGATTGTCCAGCACGAAGTGGATCACTGTGACGGTATTCTGATATAA
- a CDS encoding nucleoside/nucleotide kinase family protein produces the protein MTHTVKINGIEVAARYSESAVNGIFLPLLRKLTAMQQEAGRRILVMLAAPPGAGKSTLLSFLSRLAGETEGIGKIQTIGMDGFHRRQEYLLSHDTERDGKKIRMVEVKGAPETFDLESLTRRVKSLAAGEVTGWPVYDRLLHNPVEDAVRVDGDIVILEGNYLLLDMDGWRDLRSCADYTISIRADEEMLRERLIDRKMKTGVSRDESIRFVDFSDMPNVRLCLNCSMPADLQLEIDNDGEYVRRTYKTERAVDGSAKTSRRE, from the coding sequence ATTACCCACACAGTGAAGATCAATGGCATCGAGGTTGCCGCACGGTACAGCGAAAGCGCGGTGAACGGGATTTTCCTGCCGCTCCTGCGAAAACTTACCGCGATGCAGCAGGAAGCCGGCAGGCGGATCCTGGTGATGCTGGCCGCTCCGCCCGGAGCCGGCAAGAGCACGCTGCTCAGCTTCCTGAGCCGGCTGGCAGGAGAAACAGAAGGTATTGGAAAAATCCAGACCATCGGGATGGACGGCTTCCACCGGAGGCAGGAATACCTGCTGAGCCATGATACCGAGCGGGACGGAAAGAAGATCCGGATGGTGGAGGTCAAAGGGGCGCCGGAGACTTTTGACCTGGAATCCCTGACGCGGCGGGTGAAATCCCTGGCAGCCGGGGAGGTCACCGGATGGCCGGTCTATGACCGGCTGCTCCATAACCCGGTGGAAGACGCTGTGCGGGTGGACGGGGATATCGTGATCCTGGAAGGAAACTACCTGCTGCTGGACATGGACGGATGGCGGGACCTGAGATCCTGCGCCGATTATACGATATCCATCCGAGCAGATGAGGAAATGCTGCGGGAACGCCTGATCGACAGAAAAATGAAAACCGGTGTCTCCAGGGATGAGTCGATCCGGTTTGTGGATTTCAGCGACATGCCGAATGTGAGACTGTGCCTGAACTGCTCCATGCCGGCAGACCTGCAGCTGGAGATTGACAATGACGGGGAATATGTCCGGCGGACATATAAAACGGAAAGAGCCGTGGACGGCAGTGCAAAAACAAGCAGGAGAGAATAA
- the sfsA gene encoding DNA/RNA nuclease SfsA gives MKYRNVIPAVFVDRPNRFTAHVNIEGRRETVHVKNTGRCRELLLPGAEVWLSGSENPARKTAFDLIAVRKSNGLLVNIDSQAPNAVAREWLETQHFDVIRPEYVYGQSRLDYMMERGNERFLMEVKGCTLERDGIGYFPDSPTERGAKHLRELADAKGYQPILTFVIQMDGITEVRGNRETDPAFCEALENARKAGVKILFLPCHVETDELTFRKVPGMEILKGQQGR, from the coding sequence ATGAAGTACAGGAATGTGATTCCGGCGGTGTTTGTGGACCGACCGAACCGGTTTACTGCCCATGTGAACATTGAAGGCCGCAGGGAAACGGTCCATGTGAAGAATACCGGCCGATGCCGGGAACTGCTGCTTCCCGGTGCGGAAGTGTGGCTGAGCGGATCGGAAAACCCGGCCCGGAAGACCGCATTTGACCTGATTGCGGTGAGGAAATCCAACGGCCTGCTGGTCAATATTGACAGCCAGGCACCGAATGCCGTCGCCCGGGAATGGCTGGAAACGCAGCACTTTGACGTGATCCGTCCGGAATATGTATATGGGCAGTCCCGGCTGGATTATATGATGGAACGGGGCAATGAACGGTTCCTGATGGAGGTTAAGGGCTGCACCCTGGAACGGGACGGAATCGGATATTTCCCGGACTCACCGACGGAACGGGGCGCAAAGCACCTGCGGGAACTGGCCGACGCAAAGGGATACCAACCTATCCTGACGTTTGTGATCCAGATGGACGGGATTACGGAAGTGCGTGGGAACCGGGAAACAGACCCGGCCTTCTGCGAAGCGCTGGAGAATGCCCGGAAGGCCGGCGTGAAGATCCTGTTCCTGCCGTGCCATGTGGAGACCGATGAACTGACTTTTCGTAAGGTGCCGGGAATGGAAATACTGAAGGGGCAGCAGGGAAGATGA
- the pepF gene encoding oligoendopeptidase F, translated as MELKARKDVPVEETWDLSLIFENEQQMWDTLEQTKAAVKNVVDTYAGKLNTAENIVSCLDAMEQIRISMQKLWSYTGLAVETDYTDNKLRELDEKVSDELTDLDTDTSFVDSEILLAPEDVLKAAVEKAKGCRVYLQDLIAKKAHMLSKETEKVLAALGKTLDVPYTIYNTMKLADIEFDPFTVDGKEYPLGYSLFEDNYELEADTAVRRAAFRAFSDKIAQYKNTTAAAYNACVAQEQTMAELRGFDNVFDSLLFEQKVTREMYDRQIDVITERLAPHMRRYARLLKKKHNLDRMTFADLKIAVDPEYDPKVTIAESHKYIRDALAILGEDYVEMVDRAYRERWVDFARNTGKSTGGFCSGQYRKNSFILLNWNERMADVFTLAHELGHAGQEMYTDAAQSYYDTWVSTYLVEAPSTMNELLLAHHLTKTSTDKRFRRWVLSNVVSNTYYHNFVTHLREAWYQREVYRIIDEGGSVNADILSDLFRKNLELFWGNDVELPEGAELTWMRQPHYYMGLYPYTYSAGLTVATQELLRIEKEGEAAVKDWKNFLTAGATQDPIGLAKIAGFDITTDAPLNATIDYIGSLIDEICQLTEEIDGIKVD; from the coding sequence ATGGAACTGAAAGCACGTAAAGACGTTCCCGTGGAGGAGACATGGGACCTGTCCCTGATTTTTGAAAACGAACAGCAGATGTGGGACACACTGGAACAAACCAAGGCGGCGGTGAAGAACGTCGTTGACACCTACGCGGGGAAACTGAATACCGCGGAGAATATCGTCAGCTGCCTGGACGCGATGGAGCAGATCCGGATTTCCATGCAGAAGCTCTGGAGCTATACCGGACTGGCGGTGGAAACCGATTACACGGACAACAAGCTTCGCGAACTGGACGAGAAGGTGAGCGATGAGCTGACCGACCTGGATACGGACACGTCCTTTGTGGACAGTGAGATCCTGCTGGCACCGGAGGACGTGCTGAAGGCCGCGGTGGAAAAGGCAAAGGGATGCCGGGTTTACCTGCAGGACCTGATTGCGAAAAAAGCGCATATGCTCTCCAAGGAAACCGAAAAAGTGCTGGCGGCACTCGGAAAAACGCTGGACGTGCCCTATACCATCTATAACACGATGAAGCTTGCGGATATTGAATTTGATCCCTTTACCGTGGACGGGAAGGAATATCCGCTGGGCTATTCCCTGTTTGAGGATAACTATGAGCTGGAAGCGGATACCGCGGTACGGCGCGCTGCTTTCCGCGCCTTCTCCGACAAAATCGCACAGTACAAAAACACCACGGCCGCCGCGTATAACGCCTGCGTGGCCCAGGAGCAAACCATGGCGGAACTGCGCGGATTTGACAACGTGTTTGACAGCCTGCTGTTTGAACAGAAGGTTACGCGGGAAATGTATGACCGCCAGATCGACGTGATTACCGAGCGCCTGGCACCGCATATGCGCCGCTACGCCCGGCTCCTGAAGAAAAAGCACAACCTGGACAGGATGACCTTTGCCGACCTCAAGATCGCAGTGGACCCTGAGTATGACCCGAAGGTGACGATTGCGGAATCGCATAAGTATATCCGGGATGCCCTGGCAATCCTCGGCGAAGACTATGTGGAGATGGTGGACCGGGCATACCGGGAACGCTGGGTGGACTTCGCCCGGAACACCGGCAAGAGCACGGGCGGTTTCTGCTCCGGCCAGTACCGGAAGAATTCCTTCATCCTGCTGAACTGGAACGAGCGGATGGCGGACGTATTTACCCTGGCGCACGAGCTGGGACATGCCGGACAGGAGATGTACACCGATGCGGCACAGTCCTATTATGACACCTGGGTTTCCACCTACCTGGTCGAAGCGCCTTCCACGATGAACGAGCTGCTGCTGGCCCACCACCTGACCAAAACCAGCACGGACAAACGGTTCCGCCGGTGGGTACTCTCCAATGTCGTGAGCAATACCTACTATCACAACTTTGTGACGCATCTGCGGGAAGCCTGGTACCAGCGCGAGGTGTATCGGATCATCGATGAGGGCGGCAGCGTGAACGCGGATATCCTCAGCGACCTGTTCCGGAAGAACCTGGAACTGTTCTGGGGGAACGACGTGGAACTTCCGGAAGGTGCGGAACTGACCTGGATGCGCCAGCCGCACTACTATATGGGACTCTACCCCTATACCTACAGCGCCGGCCTGACCGTAGCCACCCAGGAACTGCTGCGGATCGAAAAGGAAGGCGAAGCCGCTGTAAAGGACTGGAAGAACTTCCTTACGGCCGGTGCCACCCAGGATCCGATCGGACTGGCGAAGATTGCCGGATTCGATATCACGACGGACGCGCCGCTGAACGCGACCATCGATTATATCGGTTCCCTGATCGACGAAATCTGCCAGCTGACCGAGGAAATCGACGGTATCAAGGTAGACTGA
- a CDS encoding alpha-glucosidase/alpha-galactosidase encodes MPKITFMGAGSTVFARNVLGDSMLTPALEDSVISLYDIDPQRLKESEMMLTAINNNLGGKAEIEAWCGVENRRAALRGANYVVNAIQVGFYKPCTVTDFEIPKKYGLRQTIGDTLGIGGIFRALRTIPVMFDFARDMEEVCSDAWFLNYTNPMAMLTGAMQRFTGVKTVGLCHSVQHCVPKLMERVGMEYDSRVQWKIAGINHQAWLLEVTKNGEDLYPEIKRRCAAITEKHDDMVRLEIMKRFGYYVTESSEHSSEYMPYFIKDKYPELIDRFNIPLDEYPRRCENQIARWEKQRDELTRNPNLTHTRSNEYASRIMEAMEINEPYKFGGNVLNTGLITNLPQDACVEVACFADASGVTPAFVGALPEQCAAMNRTNINVQLLTILAAVTLKKDYIYQAAMMDPHCQSELSIDDIVAMCDDLIEAHRGWLPEYH; translated from the coding sequence ATGCCGAAAATTACATTTATGGGCGCAGGTTCCACCGTGTTCGCAAGGAACGTGCTGGGGGACAGCATGCTCACCCCGGCGCTGGAGGACAGCGTAATCTCCCTGTATGATATCGATCCCCAGCGCCTGAAGGAATCTGAAATGATGCTGACGGCCATCAACAACAACCTGGGCGGCAAAGCTGAAATTGAAGCCTGGTGCGGAGTGGAGAACCGCAGGGCCGCCCTGCGCGGAGCCAATTATGTGGTCAACGCCATTCAGGTGGGATTCTACAAGCCCTGTACCGTCACTGATTTCGAAATCCCCAAAAAATACGGCCTGCGCCAGACCATCGGCGATACCCTGGGGATCGGAGGCATCTTCCGGGCCCTGCGCACGATCCCGGTAATGTTTGATTTTGCCAGGGACATGGAAGAAGTGTGCTCTGACGCCTGGTTCCTCAACTACACCAACCCCATGGCCATGCTGACCGGCGCGATGCAGCGGTTTACCGGCGTCAAAACGGTCGGCCTTTGCCACAGCGTGCAGCACTGCGTCCCGAAGCTGATGGAACGGGTTGGAATGGAATATGACAGCCGGGTGCAGTGGAAGATCGCGGGCATCAACCACCAAGCCTGGCTGCTGGAGGTTACCAAGAACGGAGAGGACCTGTATCCCGAGATCAAGCGTCGCTGCGCGGCCATCACGGAAAAGCACGATGACATGGTCCGGCTCGAAATCATGAAGCGCTTCGGCTATTATGTGACCGAATCCAGCGAACACAGTTCGGAATATATGCCCTATTTCATCAAGGATAAGTATCCGGAGCTGATTGACCGGTTCAACATTCCCCTGGATGAATATCCCCGCCGCTGTGAAAACCAGATCGCCCGCTGGGAAAAGCAGCGAGACGAACTCACCCGCAATCCGAACCTGACCCATACCCGGAGCAATGAGTACGCCAGCCGGATCATGGAAGCGATGGAGATCAATGAACCGTACAAATTCGGCGGCAACGTGCTCAATACCGGTCTGATCACCAACCTGCCCCAGGATGCCTGCGTGGAGGTCGCCTGCTTTGCTGACGCTTCCGGTGTGACTCCCGCCTTTGTGGGTGCCCTGCCCGAGCAGTGCGCTGCCATGAACCGCACCAACATCAACGTCCAGCTGCTTACCATCCTGGCCGCCGTTACGCTGAAAAAGGATTACATCTACCAGGCTGCCATGATGGATCCCCATTGCCAGAGCGAACTGTCCATCGACGATATCGTCGCCATGTGCGATGACCTGATTGAAGCCCACCGGGGTTGGCTGCCGGAATATCACTGA
- a CDS encoding sugar phosphate isomerase/epimerase has protein sequence MKRRISVQTDGIFQPCGVDEGMRLISRAGFDCVDLDLIYISSGSIRKGIIEGEFTLPEEQFMDEVIRPIRDAGRKYGVGFGQAHAPFPSWVPLDEEMNAHLMRAFRMCLDACSFLDCPYLVIHPAFTDYKNRLDAATEHEINIRLFSSLIPDAKRTGVKILLENMFVSWKAKRIEAICADMGEACAYIDELNAIAGEEIFGFCYDSGHAALLGKNQEKAIRTLGHRLLALHLHDNDGVSDSHRFPYYGITDWETVLRALHEIGYSGTLNFETFNEMDSHDPALIPKLLELLGETGRLFASRMDGEDSSAG, from the coding sequence ATGAAAAGGCGAATCAGTGTGCAGACAGACGGAATTTTCCAGCCCTGCGGCGTCGATGAAGGCATGCGGCTGATCAGCCGGGCAGGCTTTGACTGCGTGGACCTGGACCTGATTTATATTTCGTCCGGCAGCATCCGCAAGGGAATCATCGAGGGAGAATTTACCCTGCCGGAGGAACAGTTTATGGACGAGGTGATCCGGCCCATCCGCGATGCGGGCCGGAAATACGGCGTTGGTTTCGGGCAGGCGCATGCTCCCTTCCCCTCGTGGGTTCCCCTGGATGAGGAGATGAATGCCCATCTGATGCGGGCCTTCAGGATGTGCCTGGATGCATGCAGTTTCCTGGACTGTCCTTACCTGGTGATCCATCCCGCGTTCACGGATTATAAAAACAGGCTGGATGCTGCCACGGAACACGAGATCAATATCCGGCTCTTTTCTTCCCTGATTCCCGATGCGAAGCGCACAGGCGTAAAGATCCTGCTGGAGAATATGTTTGTCTCCTGGAAAGCAAAGCGCATCGAAGCCATCTGCGCCGACATGGGCGAAGCCTGCGCGTACATCGACGAGCTGAATGCCATCGCCGGGGAGGAAATTTTCGGCTTCTGCTATGACAGCGGTCATGCCGCCCTGCTGGGAAAGAACCAGGAAAAAGCCATTCGTACCCTGGGACACCGGCTCCTTGCCCTGCACCTGCACGACAACGACGGCGTCAGCGACAGCCACCGTTTTCCCTACTACGGAATCACTGACTGGGAAACGGTGCTCCGCGCCCTTCATGAGATCGGCTACAGCGGTACCCTCAATTTTGAAACCTTCAACGAAATGGACTCCCACGACCCTGCTCTCATTCCGAAGCTGCTGGAACTGCTGGGAGAAACCGGGCGCCTGTTCGCGTCCAGGATGGACGGTGAAGATTCTTCTGCCGGATAA
- a CDS encoding endo-1,4-beta-xylanase translates to MKKLVIALLVLVMLTACIGPAMAVQYYSSKFTAGTDGWYARGAQAIYRTTEGTLRTEGRTSDWHSPGRDFVLVDGCLYKLSVEVYQNEVDSAAFMISVAHSKDGNETYENPARGTVKKGEWTKIEGTYTAGDYDRSVLYVETTGAPQLSFEIKNFIVDAPNGIPKPKPAEPPMEIPAVAIEDMPSIREAYEGKFDFGVAVPQRAFMDAKLKALMQTQFSILTPENELKPDFVLDVQASKSLVRNTGDETSVAVHFDSAKGVLSFAKANGMKVHGHVLVWHSQTPEEFFHEGYDRSKPQVSREVMLGRLENYIREVLTKTEEMYPGVIVSWDVVNEAIDDGTNWLRKTSPWTRTIGEDHVLRAFEFARKYAPEGVLLYYNDYNTPVPAKLAGITKLLKQLMEEGNIDGYGFQMHYSNNDPSIEQISNAVSQIADLGLKLRVSELDIGASMSESGLMQQKARFKEIMQLMLQYADQTEAVQVWGLTDDMSWRTGQYALLFDNNRNPKPAFYGVLEAVQP, encoded by the coding sequence ATGAAGAAACTTGTGATTGCGCTGCTGGTACTGGTGATGCTGACCGCATGTATCGGTCCGGCAATGGCAGTTCAGTATTATTCTTCCAAATTCACCGCGGGAACGGACGGATGGTATGCCCGCGGAGCCCAGGCCATATACCGGACCACAGAGGGAACCCTGCGGACGGAGGGAAGAACCAGCGACTGGCATTCTCCCGGCCGGGATTTCGTGCTGGTAGATGGCTGCCTGTACAAGCTGAGCGTGGAAGTGTACCAGAACGAGGTGGACAGCGCCGCGTTCATGATTTCTGTCGCACACTCAAAGGATGGGAATGAGACATATGAGAACCCGGCCCGCGGCACCGTAAAGAAAGGCGAGTGGACAAAGATCGAGGGTACCTATACAGCCGGAGACTACGACCGCAGCGTGCTGTACGTCGAAACGACAGGCGCGCCGCAGCTGAGCTTTGAAATCAAAAACTTCATTGTGGACGCTCCGAACGGCATTCCGAAGCCGAAGCCCGCAGAACCTCCGATGGAAATCCCGGCGGTAGCTATCGAGGACATGCCCAGCATCCGGGAAGCGTATGAAGGAAAGTTCGACTTTGGTGTGGCGGTGCCGCAGCGCGCGTTTATGGATGCGAAGCTGAAGGCGCTGATGCAGACGCAGTTCAGCATCCTGACGCCGGAAAACGAGCTGAAGCCGGATTTCGTGCTGGACGTGCAGGCCAGCAAGAGCCTGGTGCGGAATACGGGTGATGAGACATCTGTTGCCGTCCATTTTGACTCGGCGAAGGGCGTGCTGAGCTTTGCCAAAGCGAACGGGATGAAGGTACACGGCCATGTGCTGGTATGGCACAGCCAGACGCCGGAGGAATTCTTCCATGAAGGATACGACCGGAGCAAGCCGCAGGTCAGCCGCGAGGTGATGCTCGGCCGGCTGGAAAACTACATCCGGGAAGTTCTGACAAAGACCGAAGAGATGTATCCGGGTGTGATTGTGAGCTGGGACGTGGTGAACGAGGCAATTGACGACGGGACCAACTGGCTGCGGAAAACATCCCCCTGGACCCGGACCATCGGCGAAGACCATGTGCTGCGCGCGTTTGAATTTGCCCGGAAGTATGCCCCGGAGGGCGTACTGCTGTACTACAACGATTACAACACGCCTGTTCCCGCGAAGCTGGCCGGAATCACGAAGCTGCTGAAGCAACTGATGGAGGAAGGCAACATTGACGGTTACGGATTCCAGATGCACTACAGCAACAATGATCCGTCCATCGAGCAGATTTCCAACGCGGTGAGCCAGATCGCCGACCTCGGGCTGAAGCTGCGCGTGAGCGAGCTGGACATTGGCGCAAGCATGTCGGAAAGCGGCCTCATGCAGCAGAAGGCGAGATTCAAGGAGATCATGCAGCTGATGCTGCAGTATGCGGACCAGACGGAAGCGGTGCAGGTGTGGGGCCTGACGGACGACATGAGTTGGCGGACCGGCCAGTACGCGCTGCTGTTTGACAACAACCGGAATCCGAAGCCCGCCTTCTACGGCGTACTGGAAGCGGTCCAGCCGTAA
- a CDS encoding sugar ABC transporter permease, translating into MDKQTEGTVVSVKKQWWLKVNTKMLRMGPLDGATFPHIAKVKYSVDGTEYSKLVWINAGHPVPKVGDTVHVRYRSDKPKKAKVL; encoded by the coding sequence ATGGATAAGCAGACAGAAGGAACGGTCGTTTCCGTCAAAAAACAATGGTGGCTGAAGGTCAATACGAAGATGCTGCGGATGGGACCGCTGGACGGTGCGACATTTCCGCATATCGCGAAGGTGAAGTATTCCGTGGACGGGACTGAATACAGCAAGCTGGTCTGGATCAATGCGGGGCATCCGGTGCCCAAAGTGGGGGACACCGTGCACGTGAGGTACCGTTCGGACAAGCCGAAGAAGGCAAAGGTGCTGTGA
- a CDS encoding helix-turn-helix transcriptional regulator: protein MNEKLILKNNIKERRAEKGLSQQQLADLVGVSRNTISSIETGQFNPTAKLALILCIALDRKFEELFYF, encoded by the coding sequence GTGAACGAGAAGCTGATACTGAAAAACAACATCAAAGAACGGCGCGCTGAGAAAGGGCTGTCCCAGCAGCAGCTGGCGGACCTGGTGGGAGTATCCCGCAATACAATCAGCTCCATTGAGACGGGGCAGTTCAATCCCACCGCGAAACTGGCCCTGATTCTATGCATCGCCCTGGACCGTAAATTTGAAGAACTGTTTTACTTTTAA